TCCTTCGACGATATCCTCGCGGAGCCCGCGCGAAGTGAGGAGGATGACGTAGACGTAGGGCTGGATCTGGTGTTCCCGCAGGCGGCGGCAGATGGCGAGACCGGAAAGGCCGGGCATCATCCAGTCGAGGATGGCGATGGGGGGCGGGTCGGGCGAGGAGAGGATTTCCCAGGCCTGGTCGCCGTCGGCGGCGCTGACCGGCTCATAGCCCCAGCTGGAGATGGAGGCCTCCAGGAGGCGGCGCATCACCAGACTGTCGTCAGCGACGAGTACTTTCACGGTTGTGCCCGGGTGCTGCTCACAGATCATGATAGCAGCGGTTGGGAGAATACCGGAATGTCCCTAAAAGGGTTACGCTGAAAGCAGAGGCGGCCGGGGGCGAGGGAAGGCGCCTCCGGCCGAAGGGATGAAACAGAATCCATTTCAGAACATCGAGCTGCGCGTGCGGCAGCAGCGCTTCGAATCCTGGGACGAGTTCCTGCGGGAGGCGCCGGAGTATTCGGTTGCGCTGGAAGTTCTGGACGACGTGCCGGGGCACAGGGGGCACTACGTCAACTTCGACCATCACGTGGGGGTGGTGCGGGAAGCGACGATGAGCGCGGCGATGCAGGCTTACATCGCCGTGCGGCAGGGCCACCTGATGCAGAGATGGCTGCAGAAGCGGCGGCCCGTGCCGGTGTATGTCTGGAACGCGGATCAGGACGTCTGCCTGGCGGCGTTCGTGCTCGAGTACCACACGATGCTCGAACGCGCCGAGGGCATGCCGATGCTGCGGTGGATCGTGCAGTACAACAACAAGCTGGACGTCTGCGGCGGGCTGTACCCGGTGAACCTCGAGGATCTGGTGCGGAACCATTTCACCTGGGTGTTCGAGCCGTACCGGCAGCAGAGAATCCACGGCAAGGTACAGGGCGACGAGGCGCTGGTGACGACAACGATCCGGCTGGTCTGCGACCGGCTGCTGGCGCTGCTGAACGGCGAGGCGGGCATTGCGCCGATCACGGCGCGGCCGGACATCCTGTATCAGTCGCCGTACAACTATGTGATCGCCGACGAGAAGGGCGATCCGCTGGCGCGGCTGGTGCTGGCGTCGGCGGGCTACACGAATCTGATCAGCCTGATCTGCAGGCGGCCGAACGGGCGGTATACGTACAGCATCATCCGCGGTTCGCCGTATGACGAGGACATCTTCGACATTCCGCGGCTGATCGAGGCGTTCCAGGCGGCCGAGGACCACCCGGGAGAGAAGATCTGGGGCGGGTCGAACCTGGCGGCGGGCTCGGACAGCGTGCTGGGCAGCAGCCTGCACTGGACGCAGATCCGGGAGATTGCGGACCGGGTGGTGGGGGAAGCGCACCGGCGGACCTCGACGCCGCCGCTGCAGTACGAGGCGCACTTCGATCATGCGCCGATGGTGCTGCTGGCGGTGAGCCCGGAGACGGAGATGCAGCTGAGACCGCTGCTGGCGCAGTGCGGGGCGCGGATCCATGCGGTGAGTTCGTGTCAGCAGGCCAAGGCCGCCATGGCGCTGAACCCGGAGATTGACGCCATCTTCACGAGCCTGTGCTTCAGCGACGGGTGTTTCGCGGACCTGGCCAGGCGGACGGCCGGCGGGGAGCAGCGGACGATTCCGGCCGTCGCGTGCGTAGAGACGCTGGACGCCGGATGCGCGGACGTGCTGGAGATGGGGGCTTTTACGGTGCTGGCGCCGCCCTACACGCTCGAGCAGATGCAGTGGGTGCTGGGCGAGTGCATGAAACAGCAGGCGGGCGCGGGTGCGCGCTGAAGGTCAGGCGGAAGCCTGGCGGGCAAGATCCGCGGCGTGACGGCGGATCCTTTCGATGGCCCCGGCGATCGAGTCCATGTCGGAGCGGGGCCCGAGCAGCATGTTCTGCGTGAGCCATACGGCCTCCGAGCAGAGGCGGTCATTGGCAGGGCAGGCGGTTCTTTCGGGCCACTCTTTCAGGATTTTTTCGGGGAAAATCCGGCGATATCCGCGGGAACTGAGCGTGTTTTTCAGGAAAGGCTGGGTATTCAGGGGCGAGTAGCCGCCTGCCGCGGGAATGCCCTCGGCGCGGAGAGCCTTGAGGAACAGCTCGCGGGAAAGGCCGGAGAATTCCGCGGGGTCGTAGCGGAACATGTACAGGTGATAGGCGTTGAGCGTGCAGCCGGCGTACTGGCGGGCGGGACGGATGCCGGGGATCTGTGCGAGCAGGGACGTCAGATAGGCGCCGTTGGCGGCGCGGGTGCGGACCTGGGCGTCGAGGCGGGACATCTGCTGAAGGAGCAGGGCGGCCTGGAACTCGGTGAGGCGGAGGTTGTGGCCCGTGGAGGCGTAGACGAAGTTCGTGCCGATGGCCTTGAGGCCGCTGCCGTTGTTGTGAAAGGCGTAGGCGCGCTCGTAAAGGGACTCGTCATCGGTGAGCACGGCGCCGCCCTCGCCGGAGTTGAGATTCTTGGACGCCTGGAAGCTGAAGCAGCCGGCGGCGCCGAGGGTTCCGACTTTGCGGTTCTTCCACTCGGCCATATGCGCCTGGCAGGCGTCCTCGATGACGGGAATGTTGCGGGCGCGGGCGATGGCGAGGATGCGGTCCATGTCGCAGACGTTGCCGCCGAGGTGGACCGGCATGATGGCGCGGGTGCGCTCCGTGATGGCCGCCTCGAGCTTCGATGCGTCCATCTGGAAGGTTTCGGGGTCGGTGTCGACGAAGACGGGCAGGGCGAACTGGCGGAGGACGACGTTGACGGTGGCGATGAAGGTATACGGGGGGATGATGACTTCGTCGCCCGGCTGGACGTCGAGCGCGTTGAGGCAGACGAAGAGGGCGGAGGTGCCGTTGCAGGTGGCGAGGCAGCGGCGGGCGCCTGTGGCGCGGGCATAGGCCTCTTCGAAACGGCGGACGTTTTCGCCGTTGCCACGGTACCAGCGGCCGGAGCGGAGCGTTCCCACCAGAGCCTGCTCTTCGGGTTCTCCGAACACCGGCCAGGAAGGGAACGGATCCCGGCGCACGGGCGCGCCGCCGAGCAGCGCGGGCCTGTCATCGAGGCGGAAGGCAGCCGCCATGGGGGCGGCGGCAAGGACAGCGCGGCGCGTTGGTTGGGGCTTCATCGCATCCCCATTCTACTGCCGGCCTGCAAGATGATCACCGGGGAGACGGGGACAGAGCGGCGGCGGGAGACGGCACGACCCGCGGCAGGGCGCCCGGGGGCTGGTCGATCATGAACGGGCGGGGCGCGGTTTCGCAGTCAGGCAGGGGAGCGCCGGCGTAGTAGGCGAGACCGTACCGCCAGGAGCGGTGAAGGCGGCTGATGCAAAGCTCGTTGTTGTGGCGCGCGGCTTTGCGCCAGAGCCCGCGGGCGGAGACGATCTGGTCGAGCACGGGCGCGGCGCTGAGCTGAATGAAGGCGAAAGCGGCCAGAGCGGCGGCGGCGGCCACGGAAACGGACGCAGAGCGGCGCTCGCGGGCATCGAGCCACCAGACGCCAAGCGCCACCGGAAGCAGGCCGGCGAAATACTCCCAGGCAACGGATTCGAAGCGCGCGTTGGTGATGCCGTACAGAAGGGCTTCCGGCAGCAGCGAGGCGGCGGCGGGGCTGATGCCCGTCAGCATGACGGTCCAGAACAGCGGCCGGGAGGCGCGGGGGGCCGCGGCGAGGCAGGCCGCGAGGAGGATGCAGACCGAGGGCCAGAGAGGGAGAAGATAACCGGGCAGTTTATTGCGGGAAATCGAGAAAAAGACGAACCCGAATGCGAAAACAAACAGGGGAATTTTCAGCCTCTGATCCTGCCAGATGTTCTTCCCCGCTGCGAACAGCGCCGGAATCCAGGGGAAGAGTCCGCCGAGAGCGACCGGAACATAGAACCAGAAGGGCTGGACGTGCTGCAGCTCCTCGCTGGAAAAGCGCGAAAAATGATGGCGGAGGAAGAATTCGTCGAAAAAAGGCCGGCCATGCCGGGCTGCCATGGCGGCGTACCAGGGGGAGGCGAGGAGAAGGAAAAGCGCCGCGGGGGCGATCCAGGCGCGCCAGTCTTTCCGGAGAAACCAGAGCACGGGCAGGAAGAGGACGAGCGGCACGAGACCTTTGGCGAGGACCGCGGCGGCCAGGCAGGCGGAGGCGGCGAAGCGCGGCGCGGCGGCGCGGGTTTCCAGCGACAGCCAGGAGAGAAGAACAGCGGACTGAAAGAAGACGGCCAGAGGCAGATCCGTGACGCCGATCTTGCTGTAGGCGACCCAGCCGGCGGTGGTGGCGTTGAGCAGGGAGGCGAAGAACGCGGTGCGGGCGCCGAGCAGGCGGCGCAGCAGCAGCCACTGAAAAAAAAGGAATGCACCCGACAGCAGGGCGACGGGAAGGCGGGGCGCGAGATCCGGTCCGAGACCGGCGAGGAAGCCTGCGGCGGTCATCCAGTACAGCAGGGGGGGCTTCTCGAACCAGGGCTCGCCCCAGAGTTGTGGCGTGAGCCAGTCCCCGCTGCGGGCCATGGCGCGGCCGATGAAGGCGTAGCGGGGCTCGTCTGGCCCGAGCAGGCCGGTGTCCGCCAGCCCGAAGCAGTAGAAAGCGCCTGCAATCAGGAGAAAAAGGACCGGCGGCCACAGAGGAAGGTCGCGCGAGCCGGGCGGGGACACCCACCAGTATAATGGCGGCGATGCGACTGCTGATGATCGCGGCTGTGTGCCTGTGGCTGGCGGCTCCGCTTCGCGCCGATGTCTCGCAGTGCGCCTGCGACCCGTCGAAGCCTGAGACGATGCAGGCGCGGAACTGTTCGCTCTGCGCCGAGGCGGAGAAGCAGGCGGGGAACGCGGAGTTTTTTCTGCTGAAAGATATCAATC
This DNA window, taken from Bryobacteraceae bacterium, encodes the following:
- the rifK gene encoding 3-amino-5-hydroxybenzoate synthase — its product is MKPQPTRRAVLAAAPMAAAFRLDDRPALLGGAPVRRDPFPSWPVFGEPEEQALVGTLRSGRWYRGNGENVRRFEEAYARATGARRCLATCNGTSALFVCLNALDVQPGDEVIIPPYTFIATVNVVLRQFALPVFVDTDPETFQMDASKLEAAITERTRAIMPVHLGGNVCDMDRILAIARARNIPVIEDACQAHMAEWKNRKVGTLGAAGCFSFQASKNLNSGEGGAVLTDDESLYERAYAFHNNGSGLKAIGTNFVYASTGHNLRLTEFQAALLLQQMSRLDAQVRTRAANGAYLTSLLAQIPGIRPARQYAGCTLNAYHLYMFRYDPAEFSGLSRELFLKALRAEGIPAAGGYSPLNTQPFLKNTLSSRGYRRIFPEKILKEWPERTACPANDRLCSEAVWLTQNMLLGPRSDMDSIAGAIERIRRHAADLARQASA